In bacterium, the genomic stretch TCAGTATGCTGGCGAGACGGCCATGGCCCTTGGCGCCTTTCTTGTTGCGTGGATCGCACTTCAAGTCTACTGGTTCGCGGGAATCCACTGGCTCCATTGGTTGTACCTCAGCCTGGGGATTGCGGAGGTAGCCTTGGGACGGTCGGTGCGAAGGACCGGCGGTCGGAGGAATGCCTGACAGATGCATGCAAGAGACGGTCTCGGAACTCGCGGGCGCTGCGGGAGCGGCCTTCACAGCATTCGTCGAACCGATCATTCGGGACGCCCCTTCGGGCCCAGATCGGCGGCAGAGAACTCGGGGACTCCTGGCCGGCATGCGCTGAACAACAGCGGTTCGCCCGCCGCCCATCGAGGCGTTGAAACGCAAAGCGAGGCATGATGCAGTTTCACGGGATGAACGAGACGGATGCGCGCACGTTCGCAGAGAAGTGGCTGCCCGCCTGGACCGGGAATCGCCCAGACCTTCTCGCGTCCTTCTACACCCAGGATGCCGTCTACTCAGACCCTGTCGTGCGCCAGGGCGTGCGAGGACAAGACGCGCTGCTGTCCTATTTCGGGAAGCTCCTCGGCCACAATCCAGAGTGGGTCTGGGTCCAGCGAGGCTCGATCCCGATGCAAGATGGATTTCTCAACCTGTGGCACGCTTCGATCCCCGTCGTCGGGCG encodes the following:
- a CDS encoding nuclear transport factor 2 family protein — protein: MNETDARTFAEKWLPAWTGNRPDLLASFYTQDAVYSDPVVRQGVRGQDALLSYFGKLLGHNPEWVWVQRGSIPMQDGFLNLWHASIPVVGRTIEADGVCSVQLRDGLIYANHVHFDRSELLAALSAT